One Borrelia sp. P9F1 genomic window carries:
- a CDS encoding DUF935 family protein — MVSKEKGSRMRTRSIKIGNKLRRDISNYVNDTYHFIPFYKLRNLVFLDSQVASLWNTRLTGLSLDYEIISNNSEEEIYKFILNQFERFSMFEVAKLCMNAIAFGFACLELTWDIDVYNGKSCYFVENIDFILNENIELRDDKVYFTSGFSSEAGEELHYFKYLLLVNGREHGASGFPLFYTVWKEYERKEIASYYHQCFIELLTGAMVTIKSKSGQTSMKDDENLLHQISHADNCYAVLHPDSYQIDVKELLSKDSTNNAFLRAKEYADMQIAKLILGQTLTTQSGTTGSYAISKTHQEVREDYAMADRRFVEEGFCVLIKKVVDLNFGEQRFYPEFRYIEKFDEKQRLERDIALAKEFDIKFKQEYFRKVYDLGAEDIILDKGAEGIILEE, encoded by the coding sequence ATGGTAAGCAAGGAGAAGGGTAGTAGGATGCGAACCAGAAGTATTAAAATAGGCAACAAGTTAAGGCGTGATATTTCAAATTATGTTAATGATACATACCATTTTATTCCGTTTTATAAGCTTAGGAATCTTGTGTTTCTAGATAGTCAGGTAGCAAGCTTATGGAATACAAGGCTTACAGGACTTTCACTAGACTACGAGATTATTTCAAATAATAGCGAAGAGGAGATATACAAATTTATATTAAATCAGTTTGAAAGATTTTCTATGTTTGAGGTAGCAAAACTATGTATGAACGCGATAGCGTTTGGATTTGCTTGTCTTGAACTTACATGGGATATTGATGTTTATAATGGCAAGTCTTGTTATTTTGTTGAAAATATTGATTTCATACTAAATGAAAATATCGAACTTCGTGATGATAAGGTTTACTTCACTTCAGGTTTCTCCTCTGAGGCAGGTGAGGAACTTCATTATTTTAAGTATTTATTATTAGTCAATGGACGTGAACATGGAGCAAGTGGATTTCCACTTTTCTACACTGTTTGGAAGGAATATGAGCGTAAGGAGATAGCAAGTTATTACCATCAATGCTTTATAGAACTTTTAACAGGTGCAATGGTAACAATTAAGAGTAAGAGTGGCCAGACTAGCATGAAGGATGATGAGAATCTTTTGCATCAAATATCACATGCAGACAATTGTTATGCCGTATTGCATCCTGATAGCTACCAGATTGATGTTAAGGAGTTGTTAAGCAAGGACTCAACAAATAATGCGTTCTTGCGTGCTAAGGAATACGCTGATATGCAGATAGCAAAATTAATATTGGGACAAACGCTTACGACACAGAGTGGAACAACTGGTAGCTATGCAATATCTAAAACGCATCAAGAGGTTAGGGAGGATTATGCAATGGCTGACAGACGTTTTGTAGAGGAGGGGTTTTGTGTACTGATTAAGAAAGTCGTTGATCTTAATTTTGGAGAACAAAGATTTTACCCTGAATTTAGATACATAGAGAAGTTTGATGAAAAGCAGAGACTTGAACGGGACATAGCGCTTGCAAAGGAGTTTGATATTAAGTTTAAGCAAGAGTATTTTAGGAAAGTTTATGACCTTGGCGCTGAGGATATTATTTTGGATAAAGGCGCTGAGGGTATTATTTTGGAGGAATAG
- a CDS encoding phage tail tape measure protein, with protein sequence MRDEFSASFEVLLKDETFKEGVGKVIQHFDKMNQSLAQLQEGFNFFSSSVLKSFGGLYKTLGSFSRNTRVSLDAVTNKLNSFSNLDFSSGFLRQGDALGMQLDLFGNKADDSSYKLYRFRETALRSFRELVRPISDFTKQALNESGAIQSSFARLTMFLDSSSVSSKFIVKADTKDAEGNLLNLIKRGEALSRIQKDILDFTLGNPFKNISYLEAVKSYGTFLSGNMEMSSALVGLDMLAHADKIFPEISKDDMTNYLVNSYNQIKAFYKTHGSRYGVSQEEEVSPRTIMERTMNTMSMVSNKYKFNLPKGETPYKALAKSLTTNNLGAGFTLEELGVLAGTMTSAGVSASETDTSINNFLMRLARAKKKWRTDFKKDTGEDMNLVETLSYINQMSRAEHKDKDLRDVISDLMQIFTIRGAKSVAISIPNLDEMSSQIKSITLENEKDMGINSNEFRKRFQENADIMNRTFASSKKAFATVVADFQTGYGNIARGFQWMTFDIATGFIDFVNKMRASENIFAKLFGGGITLTAGVLGSFISMFSDIAPMIIAITGIYYNKGSIKGMFSDVGKALGAAGRGVGGLLKGLFIFNKSNSLLSMFIGLKNVVWGFGKGLVSVFTGFLPSAIKMGISGIVLFAKTTLAAFTGIASVIPNMAKMFNLFFLSIGENARSIYKYVSDKVIKMAVALTASKFGIVGAGLAGLYLGLDSIGALDSVKESLGSLFDGLIGKAGEFSGKVGESLKEGFGTVKDWTLEKGSYFSDLLGLSDLVGLATGDFTKKLDDTSTAFGNLAKGIGGGGEVYALGYSRLSSLSNLTSALKVGVEKNVDTGIKVVSVENGLNDLASIRSLIEKIQVFVKNIDINVLSIKENMNTAKDASQSDSVLLDQMRSAYLFGNVLDG encoded by the coding sequence ATGAGAGATGAATTTAGTGCGTCTTTTGAGGTTTTATTAAAAGATGAAACCTTTAAGGAGGGTGTTGGAAAGGTTATTCAACATTTTGATAAAATGAATCAGTCTCTTGCACAGTTGCAGGAGGGATTTAATTTTTTCTCATCTTCAGTTCTTAAATCTTTTGGTGGGCTTTACAAGACGTTAGGTTCATTTTCACGTAATACTAGAGTATCTCTTGATGCGGTTACTAATAAACTTAATAGTTTTTCCAATCTTGATTTTTCCAGTGGATTCTTAAGACAAGGCGATGCCTTGGGGATGCAGTTAGACTTATTTGGTAATAAGGCTGATGATAGTAGTTATAAGCTTTACAGGTTTAGAGAAACTGCATTGCGTTCTTTCAGGGAGCTTGTGCGTCCTATTTCTGATTTTACTAAACAGGCTTTAAATGAAAGTGGTGCAATACAGAGTAGTTTCGCACGTCTTACTATGTTTCTTGATTCTTCAAGTGTTAGTAGCAAGTTCATTGTCAAAGCAGATACTAAAGACGCTGAGGGTAATTTATTAAACTTAATTAAGCGAGGGGAGGCTTTAAGTAGAATACAGAAAGATATTCTAGATTTTACTCTGGGCAATCCATTTAAAAATATTTCCTATCTTGAGGCTGTTAAAAGTTATGGTACTTTTCTTTCTGGTAATATGGAGATGTCCTCTGCTCTTGTTGGACTTGATATGTTAGCTCATGCTGATAAGATATTTCCTGAGATTAGTAAGGATGATATGACTAATTATCTTGTCAATTCTTATAATCAAATCAAGGCTTTTTATAAGACTCATGGGTCAAGGTATGGTGTTAGTCAGGAGGAGGAGGTTTCGCCTCGAACCATTATGGAGAGGACTATGAATACTATGAGTATGGTATCTAATAAGTATAAGTTCAATCTTCCAAAAGGTGAGACACCATATAAGGCTTTGGCAAAGTCCTTAACTACTAATAATTTAGGAGCTGGGTTTACACTAGAGGAGTTAGGTGTATTGGCGGGTACTATGACTTCTGCGGGTGTGTCAGCTAGTGAAACAGACACATCTATTAATAATTTTTTAATGAGGCTTGCAAGGGCTAAGAAGAAATGGAGAACTGATTTTAAGAAAGATACTGGTGAGGATATGAATCTAGTTGAGACGCTGTCTTATATTAATCAAATGTCTAGAGCTGAACACAAGGATAAGGATTTAAGGGATGTAATTAGTGATTTGATGCAGATATTTACCATCAGGGGAGCTAAGTCGGTTGCAATATCTATTCCTAATCTTGATGAAATGAGTTCACAAATTAAAAGTATTACCCTTGAGAATGAAAAAGATATGGGCATTAATAGCAATGAGTTTAGAAAAAGATTTCAGGAGAATGCTGATATTATGAATCGAACTTTTGCAAGTAGTAAGAAGGCATTCGCTACGGTAGTTGCTGATTTTCAAACTGGATACGGAAACATCGCAAGAGGGTTTCAGTGGATGACATTTGATATTGCTACTGGATTTATTGATTTTGTTAATAAAATGAGAGCAAGTGAAAATATCTTTGCAAAGCTTTTTGGGGGCGGTATAACCTTAACAGCTGGGGTTTTGGGGTCTTTTATTTCAATGTTTTCTGATATTGCACCCATGATAATAGCAATAACGGGTATTTATTACAATAAGGGATCCATTAAGGGTATGTTTTCTGATGTAGGAAAGGCTTTAGGGGCTGCAGGGCGGGGAGTAGGAGGTCTTCTTAAAGGTCTTTTCATTTTCAATAAGAGTAATTCTTTACTTTCAATGTTTATTGGACTTAAGAATGTAGTATGGGGATTTGGTAAGGGATTAGTGTCTGTGTTTACAGGATTCCTACCCTCTGCTATTAAGATGGGGATATCAGGAATTGTTCTTTTTGCAAAAACCACATTAGCAGCATTTACTGGCATAGCTAGTGTTATTCCTAACATGGCTAAAATGTTTAATTTGTTTTTCCTCAGTATTGGTGAAAATGCTAGGAGTATTTACAAGTATGTATCAGATAAAGTCATCAAGATGGCTGTTGCCTTGACTGCTAGCAAGTTTGGTATAGTAGGTGCCGGTCTTGCTGGTCTTTATTTGGGACTTGATTCTATTGGAGCACTAGATTCGGTTAAGGAATCTTTAGGATCTCTATTTGATGGTCTTATTGGAAAGGCTGGTGAATTTTCGGGAAAAGTGGGCGAGTCATTAAAAGAGGGGTTTGGGACGGTTAAAGATTGGACATTGGAGAAGGGGTCTTATTTTAGTGATCTTTTAGGGTTAAGTGATCTTGTTGGATTAGCAACGGGTGATTTTACTAAAAAATTAGATGATACTAGTACTGCTTTTGGTAATCTTGCTAAGGGAATAGGCGGTGGTGGTGAGGTTTATGCATTAGGATATTCACGACTTTCATCCCTTTCAAATTTAACCAGTGCTTTAAAGGTTGGAGTTGAGAAGAATGTTGATACTGGTATTAAGGTTGTATCTGTTGAGAATGGACTTAATGACTTAGCATCAATTAGATCTTTGATTGAAAAGATACAAGTGTTTGTCAAAAATATTGATATTAATGTCTTAAGTATTAAGGAGAACATGAATACTGCAAAGGATGCGAGTCAAAGTGATTCTGTATTGCTTGATCAAATGAGGAGTGCATATTTGTTTGGAAATGTTCTTGATGGCTAG